AAGGACTTGATTAATTCATTGACCCATTGCTCCATCGCAAAAAATTCCACTTTCGAATGGTAGACATCTAATATATTGTTCATTTCATCATCTTCTCTTGTTACTTCCAATTAATCTctattcatcatcatcatcaatgaCATCAAGTTCAGAAATTACAGCTATAGGTAATCTTTAAAtgaatttcttcttcttcctccataTGTCGAAACAAACTGATCACAAGTTCACTCGTAACCATTTGCAGCAATCGTCGTTGTCGCGATTAATGGTATTTTTTTCGCTATCGCTATACGCAGAAGATGTCAGCATATTAAGAAAAGTGTTCATATTCCCCAGCCTCTGGAACTAACAACCATGGATCAATTCTTCAACGACATGGAAAAGGAGAAACCAATCCGATTCACCTCTCTCCAGCTAAAGGTCGCCACCGATAATTTCTCCACTTTGTTGGGTTCAGGGGGTTTTGGAGCTGTATACAAGGGTGTTTTCAACGATGAAACCATGGTAGCTGTCAAGGTTCTCCATGGAACTTCGGATAAAAGAATCGAGCAACAATTCATGGCGGAAATGGGCACAATCGGCAGAGTTCATCATTTTAACCTAGTTCGACTCTATGGTTTCTGCTTTGACAAGAACCTGAGGGCCTTAGTTTATGAATACCTCCCATATGGTTCACTTGACAGGTTTTTGTTTACCCAAGAAAAGAAATTAGGATTCGAGAAACTCCATGAAATTGCAGTGGGAACAGTGAAAGGGATTGCTTACTTACATGAAGAATGTCAACAACGAATCATTCACTACGACATAAAGCCTGGAAACATTCTCTTAGATTCAAAATTCTGCCCCAAAGTTGCTGATTTTGGTTTGGCCAAGCTCATCAACAGGGAAAACACTCATATACCCATGACCGGAGGTCGAGGAACTCCAGGATATGCGGCACCGGAGCTTTGGATGCCATTTTCAATAACCTATAAGTGTGATGTTTATAGCTTTGGGATGCTATTATTTGAGATAATCGGCCGGCGAAGGAACCTTAACGTCGAAGTCCCGAAGAGCCAAGAGTGGTTCCCGAGATGGGTGTGGATGAACATTGAGAAGAATGGCGACATCGGAGAGTTAATGGGCACATGCGAGATCGATGAGGGAAGTAGAGAGACTGTGGAGAAAATGGTGAAGACGGCTTTATGGTGCGTTCAGTACAGACCTGAACGGAGGCCATTGATGAGCATGGTGGTTAAAATGTTAGATGGAGCAGCCGAAATTCCTCAACCTTCAAATCCGTTCGAGCATTTGCTGGATCACAATTCCACCATTGTTGCTGCAGGTGTTTCGAGTTCAACATGGACGGACGATTCAGAGCCTTCTTCTTCGGTGGTAACAGATCAGTCCAAGTGGTTTGCACTTCTACTTAGGTTTGTTAACTCTGAATTGGTTTTTTAATTTAAgcacaaataatttaaaatttataacaatattcatttttttttcaaaattaaaagaaattataaaaaaattacaaaaattagcatTAAGTATACGGAGATTGCATGTAGGCtcccatgtttaaaaatttaacgttttagTCGGTATTTTTGTAACCTCCTTAACCCCGTCCacacgttatggccaaatttttAAGGTTACATTGGTCACCGGAATAACCCAGTAAAATCGTTCAGTTTCTTAAGTATTAATTTgtcagatttaaaaaaaaaaaacttaggatAGTTACCAAGAAACGTCCATTTAAAAAGTGaagcctttaattttttttatgaaatactGTGTCTCAAGCAATATCAAGCCAATTTTTAGGATTGTTCGACTTTTAACAAAATTGTATACATGCAAATCCCAATTAAAGACAAACTCATGCCACATGCCACAATCCAAAATAACCATTACAATcccaaaatcaataataaaatttagtttaaaagtactttattttataaaaaattgtcTGAAATTAGTTCCCTCGAATACCGTGTCCAATTCTAATCTCGAGAATTATCTATAAGGAGTAAAACTATGGGTGTGAGCTTTAAATGCTTAGTGTGAGCCTTAAATAGAATAaacaatgtatatacataaaaacaAACAAGTTACAATAAAACATAAAACCAACAACATTTCTGAGATCACAATAGCACATGGCATCataaatatacaatatatatatatgtatgtatgcatagGCATGCTCATAAGAAAACAGTGCATAATTCTTACCCATCCATATGCTACACACtatgagttccccaaaactcatcATCCGAACACCAAAATAGTAAGAGTCATATCTCAATGTGGACAAACCATTAATAACAATTTGTAGTTAGATCGCCAATATTTTGTGGATAAATTGCCAGTACTCCACGAAACTCCTTCGTCACCAATCAATCTCAGTctccatgcaatgcaacatgtcATATCAATAGTGTAGCAAATCATGCTTATCAGTATCAATTTCAATAACAgtgacatgcttaacatgcattCAATTTATCAGTATCGGCGGCATGGTTTTCATGCCTTCaataatacaatatcaatgggTAGTATGTCTTTTCATGCAAGCAATAAATAGTGCACtaggcatgcttaacatgtagTCGATAAATAGTAACAATCTGCATGTTACAAGTCAAGTAGTAACAGTACAAATCAACCAATTTCAACAATCATATACAATCGACTTAACCTCTATAGTACTTACACATTTGATTAATCACGTTTTAAGCCCTTGATCATTCGACTAATGCCAATTAGGGTACTTATTGCATTCAGCCAACCCACCTTACCACTTACCATGTTTGGACAACCTCATGGGTGGTATAAGACCATTCGGCCATCACCAAAATAACacacactacagcaaaacagtttttagcggcgtttttagcggcgtttgaataGAAAACACCACTAAAggttgagcattagcggcgcttccctaAAACGTCGcaatagatcgagcattagcgatGTTTtaaagaaagcgccgctaaaagatTCAGCAGAACGGCGTCGTTTACATTGAGTTTCCACGGAATTAGCGGCGCTTAggcaaaaacgccgcaaaagatcgAGCATTAACAGTGTTtttagaaaagcgccgctaaaataTTAAGGTGAACGACGTCGTTTAGATTAAGCTTACGtggaattagcggcgctttcagGAAAACGCCACTATATGTCGAGTAGTAGTGGCGCTTAGtcgaaaacgccgcaaaagtgaTGAGAAAGACGACGTCGTTTTGTAGTTGAGCTATActggcattagcggcgtttattgaAAAATGCCGCAATATATCtctctttagcggcgttttcctcTAAAATGCTGCAAATATGTTTAAGATTGACCAAAAATGTTAGCGTTTTTATATATGCGTGTTAGTGGCATTTTGGGTTATAAATGCCgcaattatgtcaaaattttaaatttttaatatatatttttttatcaaaatagaacAAATAACTTATAAGTACGTTatgatgtattttaatttttttttatattttaatcaaaatacaacaaatatttttaaaattttattatatttttaacgatatcattaatcattttataattataacattatgctagagaaaataatgatatgaattttatcataatatattttaaactaatattagatataaaattattttggtaaTTATATTAGAAgggcaaattttatttaaatcaatcTCGACTAGACccaaataatattgaaattagaccgcttaaaactcaattttaaaaaaaaactaaaacactaTATTATTTGCCTATTTTATGGTTTAAGGTGTATAATTTAGGGTTAAAGGTTTAAGATTTACTATTtaaaggtttatggattatgggtttagggattatgttTATGgcttatggtttaagggttgtggTTTAAGGGTTATGGGCTAGTGGTTAGGGGtttatgggttatgggttaatggTTTAGGGGTTAAGGCTTAGGGGTTATTATTTTGTGGTTTAGGATTTAGGGGATATAGTTTAGGGTACTTTAGTAGGGGATATAGTttaatggtttaaggtttagagtaaTGATTAATTAGtgttattattttatggtttaaggATCAGGAGATATAGTTTAGGGTTATGATTAATTTATACATTTTGTGGTTAAGGCTTAGGGGTATTGTTTTGCGGTTTATGGTTAGGggatatagtttagggtttaagggataTAGTTTAGAGTTTAAGGTTATAGGGATATAGTttaatggtttaaggtttagagttttgattaattagtgtaaataatataagtattttgattaattaataatattataaaaatataaagactaaatgatattaaaaattacCGGCGTTTTATAGAAAAACGCCATAAATATCCATGGACAGTAAAACGCCGTCGTTTGAAACTTtgttattagtggcgcttttagtaaaaacgccacaaaaggtaTGAATTACCGGCGTTTTCCAAAAACGCCACAAAGTTCTGTCAATTGAAACGTCGTCGTTTTCATCTTTTTTTAGTAGTGAATCCTATAAAACGCCACAAGTATCTGTCAAGAGACAACAGACGACGTCGTTTTGTGTCTTGTTATTAGTGGCACTTTATTTCAAACGCTGCAAATAGTTGGAATTATCGGCGTTTTTGAAGGAAACGCCACAAATATCTTTTAGGGGATTGTCAGAAAACGTCTGtcgttttttattctttttattagtgGCGGTTTTCTAAAACGCTGCAGAAAACTTGTATTAGTGGCGCTTGCTGAAAGCACCGCAaagttttactattttttaacttaaacggcgtcgtttttgtGAGGCCCAAATTTGCTTTACTCTCTGCCAAAGTGGATTTCCCCGATTTCCCCCCAATTTCCCCCAACTTCTTCTCCCCCAAATTTTTTACCCTAGTTTCCCAACATCCAATCTTCTCTTCTCAGATTTAGAAGGAAACTCTTCGCCTCTTCTCTCCTCCGATGCATCTTCTCTCCTCCGCCGCCGCTAGAAATTTGGTTTGTAGAGGTATTTTACTCTTAAAAGCTACGAAGTTATTAAGTTTGATTTCATTTTATGATttagattgcattttattttGTTAGTCTTAGAATTGCTTATGGAAAGAAGATGCAAACCAAATGACTTTATATATTCTGTTCACGAAAACAAGAAGTTTGAAAAATgtagaaaagaaaatatgaggtctaaaaaccaaataaaaaaaaccagTATGAACCTTTTGATTAAAACCCAAAGCTTTGATCCGCCGGATAATGATACGGCCACCATAGTTTGGAATCTGAACTGAATTGAAATGCGTGTGTTTATGTGAGATTATTAAAAATGGAAAGTCGAAGAAAAACTGGGCTGGCTCTTAGAGGGGAGTAAACGTATTGTTAAAGCTAATAGAAGCCTTTTAGTTCACATTAACGAATTAAAGGCGCCTTAATATTAAACCTCTTCACAAACTTCCAAAGTCTGTATGGTGTTTGAATTCAGAATTGTAATGTTATTATGTCATGAAATTGAATTGCTAAATTAAAAAAGTTGGTATTAAACCTCTACTTAGCTGATAAATAGAAACAATTTCAAGAATCTTTGTAAATCATTTCAAAAATAAGCTTTTTATTGGGTTgtcatatgttttttatttttcagaacTGGCCGATTAGCTTCTGATAGTGGGGGAGTGAATAGTTTCaattcatcttttaattttacttGGGACAAAGATGCCAACATTTATcactttataaaaatttaatgctATTTCGcgattactttaaaaaaatttcgattcATTGATCACTCCAATTGTTTTCGTGGATgataaataactttaaattaagtttaattaaaaataattaattttatgattattataatttatatatactttatatattataaagttatattatttatatgaatctttaaaattgtatatttttatatttagaaaattcgaataataaattttaatggctgctttttcaattttttccgcTAATTACAAGTAAATTTTGGCAGCCCTCTGCATCGCCTTCAGTAGCCCTCTGCATCGCTGTTGGTAGCCCTCTGCTACATCTCCATCGGCAACCCACTGCTGCTACTCCATTTTCTGCCATCCGCTTTTCTGTTATCTGCCATACTGTGAGTTCTTTTTTCTAAAAAGTCAGTGAATAAATGTTggctgattttattttttttgaaattaaagttGTTGCAATGCATGGTTAATTGGAAGGTTGA
The sequence above is drawn from the Gossypium hirsutum isolate 1008001.06 chromosome A05, Gossypium_hirsutum_v2.1, whole genome shotgun sequence genome and encodes:
- the LOC107904444 gene encoding G-type lectin S-receptor-like serine/threonine-protein kinase At2g19130 is translated as MTSSSEITAIAIVVVAINGIFFAIAIRRRCQHIKKSVHIPQPLELTTMDQFFNDMEKEKPIRFTSLQLKVATDNFSTLLGSGGFGAVYKGVFNDETMVAVKVLHGTSDKRIEQQFMAEMGTIGRVHHFNLVRLYGFCFDKNLRALVYEYLPYGSLDRFLFTQEKKLGFEKLHEIAVGTVKGIAYLHEECQQRIIHYDIKPGNILLDSKFCPKVADFGLAKLINRENTHIPMTGGRGTPGYAAPELWMPFSITYKCDVYSFGMLLFEIIGRRRNLNVEVPKSQEWFPRWVWMNIEKNGDIGELMGTCEIDEGSRETVEKMVKTALWCVQYRPERRPLMSMVVKMLDGAAEIPQPSNPFEHLLDHNSTIVAAGVSSSTWTDDSEPSSSVVTDQSKWFALLLSPLHRLQ